Proteins encoded together in one Papio anubis isolate 15944 chromosome 3, Panubis1.0, whole genome shotgun sequence window:
- the DCAF4L1 gene encoding DDB1- and CUL4-associated factor 4-like protein 1, translating into MEAERLRLLEEEAKQKKVARMGFNASSMLRKSQLGFLNVTSYSRLANELRVSCMERKKVQIRSLDPSSLATDRFNFILASTNSDQLFVVNQVEVEGSKYGIISLRTLKIPSFHVYVLRNLYVPNRKVKSLCWASLNQLDSHILLCFEGITDAPSCAVLLPASRFLSVHTRVNQPGMLCSFQIPEAWSCAWSLNTRAYHCFSAGLSQQVLLTNVATGHQQSFGASSDVLAQQFASTAPLLFNGCRSGEIFAIDLRCRNRGKGWRATRLFHDSAVTSVQILQEEHCLMASDMTGKIKLWDLRATKCIRQYEGHVNESAYLPLHVHEEEGIVVAVGQDCYTRIWSLHDAHLLRTIPSPYSASEDDIPSVAFASRLGGIRGAAPGLLMAVRQDLYCFPFS; encoded by the coding sequence atggaggctgaaAGGCTGCGACTCCTCGAGGAGGAGGCCAAGCAGAAAAAGGTAGCCAGAATGGGATTTAATGCATCTTCTATGCTCCGAAAAAGCCAGCTAGGTTTCCTCAACGTCACCAGTTACTCCCGTTTGGCCAACGAGCTGCGTGTGAGCTGCATGGAGAGAAAAAAGGTCCAGATTCGGAGCTTGGATCCCTCCTCTTTGGCGACCGACCGATTTAACTTCATTCTGGCGAGTACCAACAGCGACCAGCTCTTCGTAGTGAACCAGGTCGAAGTCGAAGGCTCCAAGTACGGCATTATCAGCCTGCGAACTCTGAAGATCCCTTCATTCCACGTGTACGTGCTCAGAAACCTCTACGTCCCCAACCGGAAGGTGAAGTCCCTGTGCTGGGCCTCGCTGAACCAGTTGGACTCTCACATTCTGCTGTGCTTCGAGGGAATTACGGATGCTCCAAGCTGTGCGGTGCTGCTCCCAGCGTCGCGATTCTTAAGTGTTCACACAAGAGTAAACCAGCCTGGCATGCTCTGCAGTTTCCAGATCCCTGAGGCCTGGTCCTGTGCCTGGTCCCTCAACACCCGGGCATATCACTGCTTTAGTGCAGGCTTGTCTCAGCAGGTCCTGTTGACCAACGTGGCGACGGGACACCAGCAGTCGTTTGGTGCCAGCAGTGATGTCTTGGCCCAGCAATTTGCTAGTACGGCCCCTTTGCTGTTTAATGGCTGTCGCTCCGGGGAGATCTTTGCCATTGATCTGCGCTGTAGAAATCGAGGCAAGGGGTGGAGGGCCACTCGCCTGTTCCATGACTCTGCAGTGACCTCTGTGCAAATCCTCCAAGAAGAGCACTGCCTGATGGCGTCAGACATGACTGGAAAGATCAAGCTATGGGATCTGAGGGCCACTAAATGTATAAGGCAGTACGAAGGTCACGTGAATGAGTCCGCCTATCTGCCCCTGCATGTGCACGAGGAAGAGGGAATCGTGGTGGCAGTGGGCCAGGACTGCTACACGAGAATCTGGAGCCTCCATGATGCCCACCTGCTCAGAACCATCCCTTCCCCGTATTCTGCCTCCGAGGACGACATTCCCAGCGTGGCCTTCGCTTCTCGGCTCGGGGGCATCCGGGGAGCAGCACCAGGGCTGCTCATGGCTGTCCGGCAGGACCTTTATTGTTTCCCCTTCAGCTAA